The following coding sequences lie in one Mesorhizobium sp. NZP2298 genomic window:
- the mtnK gene encoding S-methyl-5-thioribose kinase has translation MTGKLPFEALSVETLATRLGTNEALCAKIGKDTTQWKVREVGDGNLNLVFIVEGAGGGAIVKQALPYVRLVGDSWPLPLKRSFFEYHALTRQEARAPGSVPAIYHFDQGQALIIMEYLAPPHTILRRALIDGRQLPNIARDIGLFMARTLFRGSDLSMVTRDRKADLALFADNVDLCDITENLVFSDPYFDAKLNRHTSPQLDGLVADLRADRDLKVEAQRLKHIFAANAETLLHGDLHSGSIMVTDSETRMIDPEFAFYGPMAFDVGMLLANFWMSFFSQRGHEEKGKRDAMRAYLLGVTAETWAVFRAEFSHLWRSERTGMLYQQSLFEDQGDRLGAEQALDHVLHQIWTDLLGFAGIEVHRRILGLAHNADFETIADKDLRASCEAKALKFGRHIAVNRRRIHSIDEVNNLAALIEQESSI, from the coding sequence ATGACTGGGAAATTGCCGTTCGAAGCATTGTCGGTGGAGACGCTTGCAACGCGCCTCGGCACGAACGAGGCACTGTGCGCGAAGATCGGCAAGGACACGACACAATGGAAGGTCCGCGAAGTCGGCGACGGCAATCTGAACCTGGTGTTCATCGTCGAGGGTGCCGGCGGCGGCGCCATCGTCAAGCAGGCCCTGCCCTATGTCCGGCTGGTCGGCGACAGCTGGCCGCTGCCGCTGAAGCGTTCCTTCTTTGAGTATCACGCGCTGACCCGTCAGGAGGCGCGCGCGCCGGGCTCGGTGCCGGCGATCTATCATTTCGATCAAGGCCAGGCGCTGATCATCATGGAGTATCTGGCGCCCCCACACACCATTCTCAGGCGCGCCCTGATCGACGGGCGCCAATTGCCCAACATTGCCAGGGATATCGGCCTGTTCATGGCTCGGACGCTGTTTCGCGGTTCGGACCTGTCGATGGTGACGAGGGATCGCAAGGCCGATCTGGCGCTGTTCGCCGACAATGTCGACCTCTGCGACATCACCGAGAACCTGGTGTTCTCCGATCCCTATTTCGACGCCAAGTTGAACCGGCATACCTCGCCGCAACTCGACGGTCTGGTTGCGGACCTGCGTGCCGACCGCGACCTCAAGGTCGAGGCGCAACGGCTGAAGCACATCTTCGCCGCCAATGCCGAGACGCTGCTGCATGGCGATTTACATTCCGGCTCGATCATGGTCACCGACAGTGAGACCAGGATGATCGATCCGGAGTTCGCCTTCTACGGGCCGATGGCCTTCGATGTCGGCATGCTGCTCGCCAATTTCTGGATGTCGTTCTTCTCGCAGCGTGGCCACGAGGAGAAAGGCAAGCGCGATGCGATGCGCGCCTATCTGCTTGGGGTCACCGCGGAGACATGGGCGGTGTTCCGCGCCGAGTTCTCGCATTTGTGGCGCAGCGAGCGCACCGGAATGCTCTATCAACAAAGCCTGTTCGAGGATCAGGGCGACAGGCTGGGTGCCGAGCAGGCGCTCGACCATGTGCTGCACCAGATCTGGACCGACCTGCTCGGCTTTGCCGGCATCGAGGTGCACCGTCGCATCCTCGGCCTCGCCCACAATGCCGATTTCGAGACCATCGCCGACAAGGATCTGCGCGCCTCCTGCGAGGCGAAAGCGCTGAAATTCGGCCGTCACATCGCCGTCAACCGGCGGCGGATACACAGCATCGACGAGGTCAACAATCTGGCCGCGCTGATCGAACAGGAGAGCAGCATTTGA